A section of the Pedobacter sp. HDW13 genome encodes:
- a CDS encoding DUF2007 domain-containing protein has protein sequence MNDRTIVYSTYYNPIEANIIKARLEDSGFSCFLADENVATLNPLYNQAIGGVKLIVFERDVEAINALLAEDHSETVSQHRDEVTDMEEDLNRVACINCGSKNVGYGMATDQKYSLWATILAFLTFTTPIQANKCYHCCDCGYEFKEPLVNEVE, from the coding sequence ATGAACGACAGAACCATAGTTTACAGTACCTATTATAACCCCATAGAAGCCAATATTATCAAAGCCAGGTTAGAAGATAGTGGGTTTTCTTGCTTTCTTGCTGATGAAAATGTGGCTACACTTAACCCTTTATATAATCAGGCCATTGGTGGCGTTAAACTAATCGTTTTTGAAAGAGACGTGGAGGCAATTAACGCTTTGCTGGCCGAGGATCATAGTGAAACTGTTAGCCAACATAGGGATGAAGTTACCGATATGGAAGAAGATCTTAATCGTGTTGCCTGCATCAATTGTGGGTCTAAAAATGTAGGTTATGGAATGGCAACAGATCAAAAATACAGTCTTTGGGCTACCATATTAGCCTTTTTAACCTTTACTACGCCAATTCAGGCAAATAAATGTTACCACTGTTGCGATTGTGGTTATGAATTTAAAGAGCCGTTAGTAAACGAAGTGGAGTAA
- a CDS encoding c-type cytochrome domain-containing protein, with translation MLEFFGRFHPVFVHLPIGILLLACICIILSFWTRFSSLKPALPIMLLLGMLSAVVSCLTGYFLANGGDYDGKLVSNHQWMGISVAVLSLILLIIHQKVKSNVILGSISGVLIILISVTGHFGGSLTHGADYLTAPLKSDGAKVGAAIPPIANIQEAFVYQHAIQPLLKSRCYSCHGSEKQKGKLRLDQEVFILNGGEDGHTLVKGKADESELIKRLLLPLTHDDHMAPKEKPQLTANEIALLKWWIDNGADFKKKFKELPQPEIIKPVLAALQKGETVAGEATASEIPSEEVGAVDEKVLQQFTSLGISVFPVAQNTNYLSANFINAVSMGKEVQDLIKSIKKQLTWLKLENGKVTDQTLDAIKDCKNLTRLSLNYTAVTDAGLAKLKDLEQLQSLSLVGTKITANGINQLKKSKNLKFLYLYQTNINKADLLKIKKLLPKVSLDTGNYKVPLLAQDTAVLKAP, from the coding sequence ATGCTAGAGTTTTTCGGTCGCTTTCACCCTGTTTTTGTACATCTTCCAATTGGTATATTGCTACTAGCCTGTATTTGTATCATTTTGTCGTTTTGGACAAGATTTTCCAGCTTAAAACCCGCACTCCCCATCATGCTTTTGCTGGGGATGCTTAGCGCTGTTGTTTCCTGCCTTACCGGATATTTTTTGGCCAATGGCGGAGATTATGACGGCAAGCTGGTGAGTAATCATCAGTGGATGGGTATTAGTGTTGCAGTTTTATCGCTTATTTTGCTGATCATTCATCAAAAGGTTAAATCCAATGTAATATTAGGAAGCATTAGTGGCGTTTTAATCATTCTGATTTCTGTTACAGGGCATTTCGGAGGTTCATTAACACATGGTGCCGATTATTTAACTGCACCGTTAAAATCTGATGGTGCGAAGGTTGGTGCAGCAATTCCGCCAATTGCCAATATTCAGGAAGCCTTTGTTTATCAGCACGCCATTCAGCCACTTTTGAAAAGCCGTTGCTATAGTTGTCATGGAAGTGAAAAACAGAAGGGCAAATTACGTCTCGATCAGGAAGTATTTATTTTAAATGGTGGTGAAGACGGACATACGCTTGTAAAAGGCAAAGCCGATGAAAGTGAGTTGATTAAAAGGTTGTTGCTTCCTTTAACCCATGATGATCATATGGCACCGAAAGAGAAACCTCAACTAACAGCAAACGAAATTGCTTTATTAAAATGGTGGATTGATAATGGGGCAGATTTTAAAAAGAAATTTAAAGAATTGCCTCAGCCCGAAATCATCAAACCAGTTTTGGCGGCTTTACAAAAAGGCGAAACCGTAGCGGGAGAAGCTACAGCCAGCGAAATTCCATCAGAAGAGGTGGGTGCAGTTGACGAGAAGGTATTGCAACAATTCACCAGTTTAGGCATCTCAGTTTTTCCGGTTGCACAGAACACCAATTATTTATCAGCGAACTTTATCAACGCCGTTTCTATGGGTAAAGAGGTTCAGGATTTGATCAAATCGATAAAAAAGCAGTTAACCTGGCTTAAATTAGAAAACGGAAAGGTTACCGACCAAACCCTCGATGCAATTAAAGATTGTAAAAACTTAACCCGCCTTAGTTTAAACTATACAGCTGTTACCGATGCCGGGTTAGCGAAACTTAAAGATTTAGAACAGCTGCAATCGCTTAGTTTGGTAGGTACAAAGATTACCGCCAACGGTATTAACCAGCTTAAAAAATCTAAAAACCTGAAGTTCCTCTATTTGTACCAAACCAATATAAACAAGGCCGATTTATTGAAAATAAAGAAACTATTGCCCAAAGTAAGTTTAGATACCGGTAATTATAAAGTGCCATTGCTGGCGCAAGACACAGCGGTTCTAAAAGCGCCATAA
- a CDS encoding GH1 family beta-glucosidase, whose product MIKASDFGPKFTWGVAAAAVQIEGAASQYGKGPSIWDTFAAKNGKIKRNHKLDPACDFYHRYVEDVAMVKLLGFKVFRFSIAWSRILPHGRGEVNQEGIRFYHNLIDECLTQGITPYVTLYHWDLPQVLEDEGGWTSFSINAAFNAFVSICALEYGDKVKNWIVLNEPFGYTSLGYMLGVHAPGKTGLSNFFPAVLHTALAQAEGGKILRAEIAKANIGTTYSCSEILPYTQSDNDILAAKRVDCLMNRLFVEPTQGMGFPTADWDVLEKFQMEYGTWRLQDRMKFDFDFIGLQNYFPLTVKYNAFIPVIQAWEVKAKGRKKPHTAMGWEINADSFYNIIKQFASYPNVKNIMITENGAAYHDKLNNGNVVDAERIDYFKLYLSALLKAKNEGMNITGYMAWTLMDNFEWAEGFNARFGLVYTDFHTLKRTIKYSGYWWQEFLKA is encoded by the coding sequence ATGATTAAGGCAAGTGATTTTGGTCCGAAATTTACCTGGGGCGTGGCTGCAGCTGCCGTGCAAATAGAAGGTGCAGCAAGCCAGTATGGCAAAGGCCCTTCTATATGGGACACTTTCGCTGCAAAAAACGGCAAAATAAAAAGGAACCATAAATTAGATCCCGCCTGCGATTTTTACCACCGGTATGTAGAGGATGTTGCAATGGTAAAACTGCTTGGTTTTAAAGTGTTCAGGTTCTCTATTGCCTGGTCGAGGATTTTGCCACACGGAAGGGGAGAAGTAAATCAGGAAGGGATCCGCTTTTACCATAACCTGATCGATGAGTGCCTTACCCAGGGGATTACGCCTTATGTTACCCTTTACCACTGGGATTTGCCTCAGGTCCTTGAAGACGAAGGAGGCTGGACCAGCTTTAGCATTAATGCAGCTTTTAATGCTTTTGTGAGCATCTGTGCGTTGGAATATGGCGATAAAGTAAAAAACTGGATTGTACTGAACGAACCTTTCGGCTACACCTCTTTGGGCTACATGCTGGGCGTACATGCTCCCGGTAAAACTGGTTTGAGCAATTTTTTTCCGGCAGTTTTGCATACAGCCCTGGCGCAGGCCGAAGGAGGCAAAATTTTACGTGCCGAGATAGCTAAAGCCAATATTGGCACTACCTATTCCTGCTCCGAAATACTGCCTTATACCCAGAGTGATAATGATATACTGGCTGCTAAACGGGTAGATTGTTTAATGAACCGTTTATTTGTCGAACCTACTCAAGGCATGGGCTTTCCAACGGCCGATTGGGATGTACTCGAGAAATTTCAGATGGAATACGGTACCTGGCGACTGCAGGATAGAATGAAGTTTGACTTCGATTTTATAGGCCTGCAAAATTATTTTCCTTTAACCGTAAAATACAATGCCTTTATCCCGGTAATACAGGCCTGGGAAGTAAAAGCTAAAGGCAGAAAAAAGCCGCATACGGCAATGGGCTGGGAAATAAATGCCGACAGCTTTTACAATATTATTAAGCAATTTGCAAGCTATCCCAATGTCAAAAATATAATGATTACCGAAAATGGTGCGGCCTATCATGATAAACTAAACAACGGAAATGTTGTTGACGCAGAGCGGATCGACTATTTTAAGCTATACTTAAGTGCTTTGTTAAAGGCTAAGAACGAGGGTATGAATATCACCGGTTATATGGCCTGGACGTTGATGGATAATTTCGAATGGGCTGAAGGTTTTAATGCACGGTTTGGCCTGGTTTACACCGATTTCCATACTTTGAAACGTACTATAAAGTATTCTGGCTACTGGTGGCAGGAGTTTTTAAAAGCCTAA
- a CDS encoding sugar phosphate isomerase/epimerase: MSQTRRKFLQNTAVVTAASFLAPINNINASEVTNVKAKAGYELLFMQTDWGFEGTRDEFCAAAKKEGYEGIEVWWPGEANAVKELFDAVKKHKLEIGFLCAGSQSNIKEHFASFKSSLDAICANTYQKPVYINCHSGKDYFSYEENKQIIDYVTAKRKTSGIPIYHETHRGRMMFAAPIAKNFAEKNPEVRFTLDISHWCNVHESLLSDQKQTIDFILEKTDHIHSRVGHPEGPQVNDPRAPEWNKVIEAHLAWWDKVIARKKQNGERMTILTEFGPADYMPTLPYTRQPVADQWAINVYMMNLLRKRYQ, from the coding sequence ATGTCTCAAACCAGAAGAAAATTTTTGCAAAATACAGCCGTTGTAACGGCAGCCTCATTTTTGGCACCTATTAATAATATAAATGCAAGCGAAGTTACCAATGTAAAGGCAAAAGCAGGCTACGAATTATTGTTTATGCAAACCGACTGGGGTTTTGAAGGCACGAGAGATGAATTTTGTGCAGCGGCAAAAAAAGAAGGCTACGAAGGCATTGAGGTATGGTGGCCGGGCGAAGCCAACGCCGTGAAAGAACTTTTCGATGCCGTAAAAAAGCATAAATTGGAAATAGGTTTTTTATGTGCAGGATCGCAATCGAATATTAAAGAGCATTTTGCTTCCTTTAAAAGTAGCTTGGATGCCATTTGTGCCAATACCTATCAAAAGCCGGTGTATATCAACTGCCATTCGGGTAAAGATTATTTTAGTTATGAAGAAAATAAACAGATAATTGATTATGTAACCGCCAAAAGAAAAACTTCGGGGATTCCTATTTATCATGAAACACACCGCGGAAGAATGATGTTTGCAGCACCAATTGCTAAAAACTTTGCCGAAAAAAATCCGGAAGTTAGGTTTACTTTAGATATTTCGCACTGGTGTAATGTGCACGAAAGCTTATTGTCCGATCAGAAACAAACCATAGATTTTATTTTAGAAAAAACAGATCATATCCATTCCAGGGTAGGGCATCCCGAAGGACCACAGGTTAACGATCCGCGGGCACCTGAGTGGAACAAGGTAATCGAAGCCCACCTGGCCTGGTGGGATAAAGTGATTGCACGAAAAAAACAAAATGGCGAGCGAATGACCATATTAACTGAATTTGGTCCGGCCGATTATATGCCTACCTTGCCCTATACCCGTCAGCCTGTTGCCGATCAATGGGCAATAAATGTGTATATGATGAATTTATTAAGAAAGAGATACCAATAA
- a CDS encoding alpha/beta fold hydrolase, with protein sequence MKTYILCCLFFWIGIISAYGQVDTLLDVGSYKLHIKILKGKGAPILFESGGALDARQWDSISNILYNKLNATIITYDRQGFGKSELDTSKYTILDEVKGLEIAIKKLGYANKNILLACHSLGTFYSSLYAFRHPHLVKGIIMLAPRLPSLADMRFARSVFTKIKRSDFRREDIGLYYVLARMEKNSDFIRGKNIPPNIPVLGIMAEQGPFDDKEENDRFQSDLKNLIGKRINANLVRAPGSSHNIPLDKPDLVISEISNFYKKYLNQSK encoded by the coding sequence ATGAAAACTTATATATTATGTTGTCTTTTCTTTTGGATTGGCATCATAAGCGCTTATGGTCAGGTAGATACACTACTTGATGTTGGATCTTATAAACTCCACATAAAAATATTAAAAGGTAAAGGAGCTCCAATATTGTTCGAATCGGGTGGTGCACTCGACGCAAGACAATGGGATTCTATTTCCAATATACTTTACAACAAACTAAACGCCACAATCATAACTTACGACCGTCAGGGTTTTGGAAAAAGCGAATTGGATACTTCTAAATACACCATTCTTGATGAAGTGAAAGGCTTAGAAATTGCAATTAAAAAATTAGGGTATGCAAATAAAAATATTTTATTGGCTTGCCATTCTTTAGGGACATTCTATTCTAGTCTATACGCGTTTAGGCACCCGCATCTTGTTAAAGGAATTATAATGTTAGCCCCAAGGCTACCATCACTTGCTGATATGCGGTTTGCAAGAAGCGTGTTTACAAAAATTAAACGTAGTGACTTTAGGCGAGAGGATATTGGTCTTTACTATGTTTTAGCCCGAATGGAGAAAAATAGTGATTTTATAAGAGGAAAAAACATACCTCCTAACATACCAGTGCTAGGTATAATGGCAGAGCAAGGCCCATTTGATGATAAAGAAGAAAATGACAGATTTCAATCTGATCTAAAAAACCTTATCGGAAAAAGAATAAACGCGAATTTGGTTCGTGCACCGGGTAGCTCACATAATATACCTCTGGATAAGCCGGATTTAGTTATTTCAGAAATCTCAAATTTTTATAAAAAATATTTGAACCAATCTAAATGA
- a CDS encoding DUF1501 domain-containing protein — protein sequence MTRDELNAHRLIKEAQEANARLHSRRHFLKESAMGLGALAMGSLLGSCGNLFSSPQTKIAYDPAHPLLPKSPPLVGKAKSVIYLHMAGAPSQLELFDFKPELMKMDGQDCPPSLLAGKKFAFITGVPKMLGPQANFAKHGQSGALVSDNLPHFSTMVDDVSFLKAVKTDQFNHAPAQLLVHTGSPRLGRPSMGSWVTYGLGSENQNLPGYVVLTSGGSFPDAGKSVWGSGFLPSVYQGVQCRSEGDPVLFIKDPDGMNRDLRKASIDAINKANEQQYHEYNDPEILSRIAQYEMAYRMQISAPEVMNINDEPAYIHEMYGTQPGKACFANNVLLARKLVEKGVRYIQLFDWGWDAHGDNPNNSLNIGLKNKCRSIDRPITALLLDLKQRGLLEETLVVWGGEFGRTPMMENRNGIQNPFKGRDHHTEAFTIWMAGGGVKKGFTHGETDEIGYSAISGKVDAFDIQATILNQLGFNHEQFTYPFQGRPFRLTDVGGKVISEIVA from the coding sequence ATGACAAGAGACGAGCTAAACGCACACAGATTAATTAAGGAAGCACAAGAGGCCAATGCCCGACTGCATTCGAGGCGACATTTTTTAAAAGAAAGCGCAATGGGTTTAGGGGCTTTGGCCATGGGCTCATTACTGGGCAGTTGTGGTAATCTTTTTTCAAGTCCGCAAACTAAAATTGCTTACGATCCGGCGCATCCGTTATTGCCAAAATCGCCGCCATTGGTAGGCAAGGCAAAGAGCGTAATTTACCTGCACATGGCCGGTGCACCATCACAGTTGGAATTATTCGATTTTAAACCCGAACTAATGAAAATGGATGGTCAGGATTGTCCGCCTTCGTTACTTGCTGGTAAGAAATTTGCCTTCATTACAGGCGTACCCAAAATGCTGGGCCCACAGGCTAATTTTGCCAAACATGGGCAATCAGGAGCTTTGGTGAGCGATAACCTGCCTCACTTTTCTACCATGGTAGACGATGTAAGTTTTTTAAAAGCAGTAAAAACCGATCAGTTTAACCATGCGCCTGCACAACTTTTGGTGCATACCGGATCGCCACGTTTGGGTAGGCCGAGTATGGGTAGCTGGGTAACTTATGGTTTAGGTTCCGAAAATCAGAATTTGCCAGGCTATGTAGTGCTTACCAGCGGCGGAAGTTTTCCCGACGCCGGAAAAAGCGTTTGGGGCAGCGGCTTTCTACCTTCGGTTTATCAGGGCGTGCAATGCCGGAGCGAGGGCGATCCGGTACTCTTTATCAAAGATCCCGATGGTATGAACCGCGATTTGCGCAAAGCTTCTATCGATGCCATTAACAAAGCCAACGAACAACAATATCATGAGTACAATGATCCCGAAATTTTATCGCGGATAGCACAATACGAAATGGCTTACCGCATGCAGATATCGGCCCCCGAGGTGATGAATATTAACGATGAACCAGCTTATATCCACGAAATGTATGGTACACAGCCAGGTAAAGCCTGTTTTGCCAATAATGTGTTGCTTGCACGCAAACTGGTAGAAAAAGGAGTGCGTTACATTCAGCTGTTCGATTGGGGTTGGGATGCACATGGCGATAATCCGAATAACTCGCTCAATATCGGCCTAAAAAATAAGTGCAGAAGCATTGACCGGCCAATTACCGCTTTGCTGCTCGATTTAAAGCAGCGCGGTCTTTTAGAAGAAACACTGGTGGTTTGGGGCGGCGAATTCGGGCGTACACCAATGATGGAAAACCGGAATGGTATTCAAAATCCGTTTAAAGGAAGAGATCACCACACCGAAGCCTTTACCATCTGGATGGCCGGTGGCGGTGTAAAAAAGGGATTTACACACGGCGAAACCGATGAAATTGGTTATAGTGCCATCAGCGGAAAAGTTGATGCTTTTGATATTCAGGCAACAATCTTAAACCAATTGGGTTTTAACCACGAACAATTTACTTACCCATTCCAGGGGCGCCCGTTTAGGCTAACTGATGTGGGCGGTAAAGTGATATCGGAGATTGTGGCTTAA
- a CDS encoding AraC family transcriptional regulator: MEKQLARKKDGFEYQKAIIIPRNVLSKQCIKNEIINNLYITNIGYYPKALNHYRKRNHGSEQHILIYCFEGKGHVEVEGTAYHIEAGNFIIIPKKKAHIYQADLILPWTIYWFHFSGSGADLLVAQLENHKAYAGFSEERNLLFNTIYSRLERGFSRENIIYANLCFHQYIAGFIYADKHITNDKTITPDKVEETIDFMRNNIDKTLSLKEVALAVYLSPSYLSAIFKKKTGTSPIDYFNQLKIQRTTQYLLFTNLRINEIAQKIGISDPYYFSRLFSNIMGISPKQYRDNRFN; this comes from the coding sequence ATGGAAAAACAATTGGCAAGGAAAAAAGATGGTTTTGAATATCAAAAAGCAATTATTATCCCAAGAAATGTACTAAGCAAACAATGTATTAAAAATGAAATCATTAACAATCTATACATTACCAATATTGGATATTATCCGAAAGCTTTAAATCATTACCGTAAACGAAACCATGGTTCAGAACAACATATTTTGATTTATTGTTTTGAAGGAAAGGGGCATGTAGAAGTTGAGGGGACTGCTTACCATATAGAAGCTGGTAATTTTATTATTATCCCCAAAAAAAAGGCCCATATATATCAGGCAGACTTAATTTTACCCTGGACGATTTACTGGTTTCACTTTTCAGGATCAGGAGCTGACCTGTTGGTAGCGCAGCTAGAAAACCATAAAGCATACGCCGGCTTTAGTGAGGAAAGAAATTTATTGTTCAATACCATTTACAGCCGGCTGGAACGTGGATTCAGCAGAGAAAATATTATTTATGCAAACTTGTGTTTCCACCAGTACATTGCAGGCTTTATTTATGCGGATAAACACATTACAAATGATAAAACCATAACGCCTGATAAAGTAGAGGAAACCATTGATTTTATGCGAAACAATATTGATAAAACGCTTAGTTTAAAAGAAGTAGCCTTAGCTGTTTATCTCTCTCCTTCTTACTTATCAGCCATATTTAAAAAGAAAACCGGAACTTCCCCAATCGACTATTTTAATCAGCTAAAAATTCAGAGAACAACCCAATACCTACTTTTTACTAACCTGAGAATTAATGAAATTGCACAGAAAATCGGTATAAGCGATCCTTATTATTTTAGCAGGCTTTTTTCCAATATCATGGGGATTTCGCCAAAGCAATACCGTGATAACCGGTTTAATTGA
- a CDS encoding DUF3575 domain-containing protein yields the protein MKKLFLCAITAMTFLCAKAQDAQNTIKINPLSALLKTGSVFYERKLNDGVSLQLGVAYTGLKLDDVKFTGVAITPEVRFYLKQKAISGLYAAPFLRYQDYTVSDGGDKGNYNSFGGGVVMGRQWVYGSGFVLDIFFGPSYNNGNYKATQGNNEPDIKGGIEGFGLRTGIALGFGF from the coding sequence ATGAAAAAGCTCTTTCTTTGTGCCATTACGGCCATGACTTTCCTTTGTGCAAAAGCGCAGGATGCCCAGAACACGATTAAAATTAACCCCTTAAGTGCACTATTAAAAACAGGTTCGGTATTTTACGAACGTAAACTAAATGACGGTGTTTCATTGCAACTTGGAGTGGCTTATACTGGCTTAAAATTAGATGACGTTAAATTTACAGGTGTTGCCATTACACCTGAAGTTCGTTTCTACTTAAAACAAAAAGCAATTAGTGGCTTATACGCAGCTCCTTTTTTGAGATATCAGGATTATACAGTTTCTGATGGCGGAGATAAAGGAAATTACAATTCGTTTGGTGGTGGTGTAGTAATGGGCCGCCAATGGGTATATGGTAGCGGTTTTGTTCTCGACATTTTCTTTGGACCAAGTTACAATAATGGTAATTACAAAGCTACACAAGGTAATAACGAACCTGATATTAAGGGAGGTATTGAAGGTTTTGGTCTTCGTACAGGTATTGCCCTTGGTTTCGGTTTTTAA
- a CDS encoding DUF1553 domain-containing protein, translating to MKRKILFASGFALVAIALVAFSLFSSEKEIDFNSQVKPILNKKCIACHGGVKQQGGFSVLFRDEALANTKSGKPAIIPGNPNDSEFIKRLKSNDPEERMPYKHPALNNDEIDILSSWVKQGAKWGNHWAYVSVKPTALPDVDNDWVRNDLDKFIFAKLEENKLAPSKTADKATLLRRVSLDLIGTYPSDKLAKFYLNSKDEQKAYNVLVDSLLASSKFGERWASMWLDIARYADTKGYESDPNRNIWSYRDWVIKAYNADMPYDRFITDQIAGDLFAKPTDAQYIATAFSRNTPTNDEGGTNNEEFRTAAVLDRVNATWEGLMSTTFSCVQCHSHPYDPFKHDEYYKFMSYFNNTRDEDVSAEYPLLKNFNDSLKNELNHLTSWVKDVAGKERAAEVELFLKTGQPAINSTTADELVNSVIGNHNIALFFKNSSSARLKSVNLQNVDQLILRYNCSKENGAMSLHLGSPNGPLVKSWKVAQTKGYENVTIDFPKQSGVKDVYLKYSNPSVKNPDEFMVYFDWFYFTQKFPGQGNSDYLAYKKTFTNLMNAAVPTTPVMVENPLSMQRKNYVFERGAWTSKGKEVKVGVPNSLAFAMPKNAPDNRMGLAMWLTDKRNPLVSRTMVNRLWEQLYGAGLVETLEDMGTQGMAPTHQELLDFMAYQFMHQYHWSVKKMLKEMVMMATYRQDSKVTEEIKEKDLFNKFYARGSRVRLSAEQIRDQSLAVCGVLSNKMYGPPVMPWQPEGIWFSPYNGAKWQTSGGEDQYRRGIYTYWKRTAPYPSSIAFDGASRVVCSPRRIRTNTPLQALVTLNDSVYIDLARKLALRMEKVGGSTNAAKISKGYELMLYKAIPENRLKVFEELYTKALQAFRKNAADASAFMGDKHKKFKPEEAAMVLVANAMLNLDEVVTKN from the coding sequence TTGAAAAGGAAAATATTATTTGCTTCCGGCTTTGCACTAGTGGCTATAGCGCTGGTCGCTTTTTCACTTTTTTCTTCGGAAAAGGAAATCGATTTTAACTCGCAGGTTAAGCCAATACTCAATAAGAAGTGTATTGCTTGCCATGGCGGTGTTAAGCAACAGGGTGGTTTTAGCGTGTTGTTTAGAGACGAAGCGTTGGCCAATACCAAAAGCGGCAAACCAGCCATCATTCCGGGCAATCCCAACGATAGTGAGTTTATCAAGCGCCTTAAATCTAACGATCCTGAAGAAAGGATGCCCTATAAACATCCGGCTTTAAATAACGATGAAATAGACATTCTTAGTAGCTGGGTTAAACAAGGTGCAAAGTGGGGTAATCATTGGGCCTATGTAAGTGTAAAACCAACAGCATTGCCAGATGTAGATAACGATTGGGTACGTAACGACCTGGATAAATTTATTTTTGCCAAACTGGAAGAAAATAAACTGGCACCGTCCAAAACTGCCGATAAGGCTACTTTACTCAGAAGGGTTAGTTTAGATCTGATTGGTACTTATCCATCGGATAAACTGGCGAAATTTTACCTGAACAGTAAAGACGAGCAAAAGGCCTATAATGTTTTAGTAGATAGTTTGCTGGCATCGTCTAAATTTGGCGAACGCTGGGCTTCTATGTGGCTGGATATTGCCCGTTATGCCGATACAAAGGGATATGAGAGCGATCCTAACCGGAACATCTGGAGCTACCGTGATTGGGTAATTAAGGCTTATAATGCCGATATGCCTTACGATAGGTTTATTACCGATCAGATTGCAGGCGATTTGTTTGCCAAGCCAACCGATGCCCAATATATTGCTACTGCATTTAGCCGAAATACCCCTACAAACGATGAAGGGGGAACAAATAATGAGGAGTTTAGAACGGCAGCAGTGCTGGATCGGGTAAATGCCACCTGGGAAGGCTTAATGAGTACCACTTTCTCATGTGTACAATGTCATAGCCATCCTTACGATCCTTTTAAACACGATGAGTATTATAAATTCATGTCGTATTTTAACAATACAAGAGATGAAGATGTATCGGCAGAGTATCCTTTACTTAAAAATTTTAACGACAGTCTTAAAAATGAACTGAATCATTTAACCAGCTGGGTTAAGGATGTGGCAGGTAAAGAGCGAGCAGCTGAGGTAGAATTGTTCTTAAAAACTGGTCAGCCGGCTATAAACTCTACAACAGCCGATGAACTGGTGAATTCGGTAATTGGCAATCACAATATTGCACTATTCTTTAAAAACAGTTCATCTGCAAGGTTAAAATCGGTTAACCTCCAAAATGTTGATCAACTGATACTGCGTTACAATTGCAGCAAGGAAAATGGTGCCATGAGCCTGCATTTAGGTTCGCCTAACGGACCGCTTGTAAAATCGTGGAAGGTAGCGCAAACTAAAGGCTATGAAAATGTAACCATCGATTTTCCTAAGCAAAGTGGGGTAAAAGATGTGTATTTAAAATATAGCAATCCATCAGTAAAAAATCCTGATGAGTTTATGGTGTATTTCGACTGGTTTTATTTTACACAGAAGTTTCCGGGCCAGGGTAACTCGGATTATCTGGCCTATAAAAAAACATTTACCAATTTAATGAATGCCGCTGTACCAACAACACCAGTTATGGTCGAAAATCCATTAAGTATGCAGCGTAAAAACTACGTGTTTGAACGTGGCGCCTGGACCTCTAAAGGTAAGGAAGTAAAAGTTGGCGTACCCAATTCTTTGGCTTTTGCTATGCCTAAAAATGCGCCCGATAATAGGATGGGACTTGCCATGTGGCTTACCGATAAGCGAAATCCGCTGGTATCGAGAACTATGGTTAACCGGTTATGGGAGCAGTTGTATGGTGCCGGTTTGGTAGAAACATTAGAAGATATGGGTACACAAGGTATGGCACCAACCCATCAGGAGCTGCTTGATTTTATGGCCTATCAGTTTATGCACCAATACCATTGGAGTGTTAAAAAAATGCTCAAAGAAATGGTGATGATGGCCACCTATCGTCAGGATAGTAAAGTAACCGAAGAAATAAAAGAAAAAGATCTTTTTAATAAATTCTATGCACGTGGTTCGAGGGTGAGACTAAGTGCAGAACAGATCAGGGACCAGAGTTTGGCCGTTTGTGGTGTTTTAAGTAATAAAATGTATGGTCCGCCGGTAATGCCATGGCAACCCGAAGGCATATGGTTTTCGCCGTATAATGGAGCAAAATGGCAAACAAGCGGAGGCGAAGACCAATACCGGAGAGGAATATATACCTATTGGAAACGCACGGCGCCATATCCCTCATCTATTGCTTTCGATGGTGCATCCAGAGTGGTCTGCAGCCCAAGGCGTATTCGCACCAATACGCCTTTGCAGGCATTGGTTACCCTAAATGATAGCGTTTATATTGATTTGGCCAGAAAATTAGCCTTACGAATGGAAAAAGTAGGAGGGAGCACCAATGCAGCTAAAATTTCGAAAGGATATGAATTGATGTTGTATAAAGCTATTCCGGAAAACAGGTTAAAAGTATTTGAAGAGCTGTATACAAAGGCCCTCCAGGCATTTAGAAAAAATGCAGCCGATGCATCGGCATTTATGGGCGATAAGCATAAGAAATTTAAGCCAGAAGAAGCAGCGATGGTTTTAGTGGCCAATGCCATGTTAAACCTGGATGAGGTAGTTACCAAAAATTAA